Part of the Candidatus Glassbacteria bacterium genome is shown below.
CCCGGATCAGGAGGGGAAAACAGACACTGGCGGCGCAGATCGGCGAGGCCAGTGCGGTCTCGTTCGAAGGGAATACGCTTAAACTCGAAGTTCCCGCCAAGGGGTACAGCGCTACCAGGCTGAAAGACAGACAAACCCGCAGGCTGATCGCTGATTGTGTGCGGGACACTTTCGGGCTGGACTCGGTGGCGGTCGAGATCGAGACGGTCAGGCCCGCGACGGACCTAGCGGGCGACAAAAAAGACACACAGGAAAATCCGTCGGCCGGGAGTTTCGAGCAGCTCTGCCGGACCAACCCGCTGATGGGCAAAATCAAGGAACTTTTCGACCCGGAGCTGCTCGACCAGTAGCACGCCGGAAGTTCGCCCGATGCAGCCGGTGCGGGCAAATCACCCTCGCAAAGGGGGAGGCAGCCATGATGAACAACCTGAAGCAGATTTTACAGCAGGCGCAGAAGATGCAGGGCCAGTTTCAGCAGATCCAGGCCGAGTTGGAGAACAAGAAAGTCGAGGCCTCGGCCGGCGGCGGGATGGTGCACGCGGTGGTCAACGGGCGGCAGGAACTGCTGGAACTGAGGATCGACACGGAGGTTGTGGACCCGAAAGACGTCGAAATGCTCGAGGAACTGGTCTGCGCCGCGGTCAACAAGGCGCTGGAGAACAGCCGCGAGATGATGGGCCGGGAGATGCGCAAGCTGACCGGCGACGTTCAGCTGCCGGGCATCTTCAACAACCTGTTCACCGGCTGACGGACGAATTATGAGCAGGAGCCTGGAAAAGCTGATCAAGTCTCTGAGCCGCCTGCCGGGGATCGGCGAAAAAACCGCGGGCAGGCTGGCCTACCACCTGCTCAAGTGCCCCGAGGAGCAGGCCCGCCAGCTGTCCGAGTCTATCGGCCAGCTGCGGGAAAATGTCTTTTTCTGTCCGACCTGCGGCAATATCACCGAGGAAGACCCCTGCGATATCTGCCGCGACAAGCGCCGTGAGCGCGAGGTGGTCTGCGTGGTCGAGGAGCCGGCCGATATCCGCGCTATCGAAACCAGCGGCAGCTACCGTGGCCTCTACCACGTTCTGGGCGGACGGCTGAGCCCGCTGGATGGTGTCGGCCCGGATGAACTCTCGCTCGACCGGCTGCTGCAGCGGATAGAGACCAGCAAACCCAGGATCAGCGAGCTGATTGTCGCTACCAATCCCAGTGTGGAGGGAGACGCAACCGCCCTGTATATCCAGCGGATGCTCAACGGTCACCGGGTACGGATCAGCCGGATCGCCTGCGGCCTGCCCGCCGGAGGCCACCTGGAATACATGGACTCGCTCACGATCAGCCAGGCGCTGGAAGGACGGCACAACCTGTGAGCACGCAGACTCCCGACCAGATTGCCCCGGAAACAGCTCCGGATTGCAGCCCGCTGATGCGCCACCTCCCCAATGCGCTCACTGTCCTGCGGATTCTGCTGGCACCGGTCCTGTTCTGGCTGATTCTCCGGGCCGATTCCTACGGCGACTACGTGCTGCTCTATTACCTGTTCGTGTTCGCCGGAATGACCGATGTCTATGACGGCAAACTGGCCCGCAGTCACCGCACTATCACCACTTTCGGCAAGTTTGTCGATCCGGTCGCCGACAAGCTGCTCCTGGTGGCCACGCTGGTCCCGTTTTACATGCTCAGCACCAAAGTGCCGATGTTCCGCATGGTGACCCTGGAGGTCCTGGTGATCCTGTTGGGCCGCGAACTGCTGATCACCATGCTGCGCTATTACTCGATGTGGACCGGGAAAGTGTTCAGCGCCAGCCGGCTGGCGAAGTTCAAGACCGTGTTCCAGATGTTTTTTATCGGCTCGTTGCTGGTTCATCTGGTGCACAGCCGGACGATCGTCGACTACCCTGCCTGGGCGTTCGCCTGGTTCGACTCCTTCCATTACAAACTGAACTGGGTGGTAATCGTGGTGGTGGTGGGCTTGTCGATAGCCTCGGCCATCGAGTATATCGCCCGCAACGTGCCCCAGTTGGCCAAACAGTCCCGTTCATGAATTTTCTTACCAAACTGGTCGCATCCGGTCTGGGTACTGGTTTCAGCCCCGT
Proteins encoded:
- a CDS encoding YbaB/EbfC family nucleoid-associated protein: MMNNLKQILQQAQKMQGQFQQIQAELENKKVEASAGGGMVHAVVNGRQELLELRIDTEVVDPKDVEMLEELVCAAVNKALENSREMMGREMRKLTGDVQLPGIFNNLFTG
- the recR gene encoding recombination protein RecR → MSRSLEKLIKSLSRLPGIGEKTAGRLAYHLLKCPEEQARQLSESIGQLRENVFFCPTCGNITEEDPCDICRDKRREREVVCVVEEPADIRAIETSGSYRGLYHVLGGRLSPLDGVGPDELSLDRLLQRIETSKPRISELIVATNPSVEGDATALYIQRMLNGHRVRISRIACGLPAGGHLEYMDSLTISQALEGRHNL